CCAGTGGGAGGTCCTGTAGCTCCGCCCAGAGCACGCCGGCGCGCGAGTCGACGTCGGTCGGCATGTCCGGCGCGGGCCACTGGACCCTGAAGTAGCGGCGGCGCGTAGTTAGCAGAGGTCAGCATTCCGGGGTTGCAGGGCGCAGGGCAGGACATCGCGCCGGTAGGCAGAAAGACCCGCCGAGACCGGGGTTAGCATGGGGTTAACGGAGGGTTCATTCCCGGCCCCGACCGTCACGCTCCCAGAGGGGAAGCGCAATACAGCGCTAGCCTTCCAAGCTTGATGTCGCGGGTTCGAGTCCCGTCTCCCGCTCTGTGAAGATTGTCGATTCAGCATCGTGCGAACCGCCGGCTCCGATCTCATCGGGCCGGCGGTTTGTCGCTTGACGAGACTGGGAGCGCATTAACGCATTGAAGGAGGCCGGATCCTCGCGTCTTCAGCGTCCCCGCTATGCTAGCCTGTCCACGCGCTGCCGGCTGGCTCGCCACCGCGCTCCGCACGCCCATCGCGATGATCGCCGCCACCCTTGCCTTCGCAGCCGGTGGATCAGACAGCACCGGTCCACGGCAGGTCGGTTGCGGCACCATTCCCGCCGGTACTGTGACCGCCACGGTGGACGGTGAGCCCTTCACCGCCTCGCTGCTCGCCCAAGCCACTAGCTAGTACATCACCGAGAACGGCCCCAACGTGGTGCAACGCACCGGCGGCGAATGTCGGTCTGCCGCTGTCGCTAGTCGACAAATCCTGATCACCCTCGATCGGCTCATTCCGATCACGGCGGGAACACACCAGCTCGACTCGGCCGCCCAAGGAATATCCGCTGGCTCCGGCTACACCGGCATCGGGCAGTTGTCGGTCGCACCGAATCAGTGGTACACGAATCTGAGTGACGCAGCTGGTCCGGGTTCCGGATCGGTCACGTCCACGATGATTTCGGCGACGCGCATCGGTGGCACCTTCCAACTGGTCAGCGTCGACAACAGCGCCAACGCGGCGAGCGCGCGCCATCCCCTCTCACGTGCATCGCCTCCGCACAGGGCTTTGTCTCGGGACCGATCTCGTCCGGTCTCGGCTTCGATCGCTTTTTGTCCGACTTTGCATATCCGGGGGTGCGTACGACTAATCGGTCACGCCCGGCGCTACCGCACCGGCGGCTTCTTCTTCTTCTTTCCCGACAGCGCGTCCAGAATTCCCTTCGCCGCCTTGTTGGCGGCGTCGCTGCCGGCCGCCTTCACCGCATCACCGGCTGACGGCGTCACATCAGCGATCTGCACCGCGAACTCGCGTCCGGTGCGGACCTGTCGGCTAGGGGTGATTTCGAGCTGCACCAGAGTGGCGTTCCACGTAAACGACGTGCCGCGCTCGGCTCGCCCAGCATCAAAACGCGTCACATTGAACGTGGCGTTGCGCGATTCGCCGGGACGCAGGGCGAACTGCGGATCGGCCGCTTGGCCGGTCACCACGCCGATACCGCTCGCACTCACGTCGTGCGTGCCGGCGCGCCCGAAATAGTAGCGGTTGCCGAGGTTGTCGATCGCGCCACTCGACGTGCCCTTGTAGCCGATAATGATTGGATCATTCGACATGTTGCGTACACGGACATTCAAGCGCACGCCGTGGTAGCGCCCGTTGCCAATATCGCCGGCGCTCATCTGCACGATGTCCACCCGCACGGGTCCACTGGCGTAGCACCGCGCGACTCCCGCGCACACATCGATCTCGTCGGCCATGGCAACCTGCGTGGCGCCCGACATCGCGGGACCGCTCGGTGTTGGCGTCGGTGCCGCTGGCGCGCCCGCCGTCGCAACCGCCGTCGCGCTCGCGTTGCCATTGGCCATCTGCGCCGTCGCGCCCTTGCCATCGAAGCCGGTGAAGCGCAGTGCGTGTTCACGCCCAAGTCGCCACTGATTGCCGGCAATCGGGTTGATCTCGCGCAACGCGATATCCATGGCGTATGTCGTGCCCAGAATGACATTGCGAGATGCCGGACGGTACAGGAATTCCACGCGAGCGTCGGCGCGCTCGCCCGGTTGCAGTTGGAACTTCGCATCGAAGCTGTTGCTGGTTATCAGTCCGATGCCGCGGACTGATTCGGCGCTGGCCACTTCGTAGCGGTTGCCCTGGTCGTCGGTGACGACGCCGGATCCCGACAGATAGCCGAGTGTCAACGGACGCGGCGTACGGTTCTGAATGCGGATCGTGGCTGTGACCACACGGTTCGCGCCCGATACACTGGTGCGAAAGTCAGACACGACGGCCGTCAAGTTCGTGGTCTCGTAGCAGCTGGCTTGACCGGCGCACCCCGCGCTCTGCGCGCGGAGCGGCCATGCGGTGGCGACAGCGACGATCGCGGCCGCGGTGAAGAGCTGGTATCGCATGGTTCAGTCCTTGTAGGCGAGAGGGAAGGTGTGCAGTCGATCAGCGCGACTGTGTGGCGATCCACGCGGCGTCGGTCAGTTGCAGCGTCACGCGAATGCGAGGGGCGGCATTGAGGCTGCGTGACATCAGGTCCTCGTCTTCGTTCCACGTGGCGGTGAGCGCATTGTGCGGACCGCTTCGCAGGTACGCCGTCGTGCTGTCTGTGACGGGTCCCCACGCCAGCGTATAGCCGGTGCGCTGCACGGCGTTGGCCACCGGACCGTAGCGCTGCACTAACACGTTCCGGAACGTTTCGCCGTCGATGAAGGGGAACAGGCGCTCGATACGGATCGAGCGGACGATGCCGTCACGGTCGAGGAACGCGGTGGCGCACACGGCGCCGGCCTTCACCCGTCCGCGTCCGGGCATTGATGAACAGCCCATCTCGTTCACGACGATCACACTCGCGAATCCGGTATAGCCGTTGTCCTGCGCCGCACGACGCGCCGCTTTGCCGAACAGCCGTGACGCGGCACGTTCGAACAGATCGCCGTCGGTCCCCACGCCAAGTCCGGCAACATCGGTCGTCGCGATATCAAGCGCGGTAGGACGGCTTGCCGTCGGTGTGGATGCGGACAGCGCCGGTGAGAAGAGCTCGCTCTCCTGTCGATCGCGTACGTGCACCTCGACCAACTCGGCACGCACAACGCGCGCGCCAGTCACGGCGCCACTCGGATCACCTTGGCCGGTGACGCGGAACGCGATATCGGTGAGCACGCCGCGTCCCTGCGCGCGCAGCGATTCATCGAATGGTCGCGCCGCATCCTTAGGCATGTTGATGAAGCGCGCCGCGTCGGCGTTGGAGAACACGACCCGATACTCCTCACCGAAGACCTGCAACGGCAGAAACGTCCCGGGCTCGAAGAAGTGCACAGAGAAGCGCTGCTGTTCGTGGTCGTACTCCGACACATTGTCGTTCACGCGCACGCGAAACGTCTCGGTGGTGGGCAGGGCCGCGAGTCGTTGTTCCAGTCGCTGCTGCCACACTCTGGCCGAGTCGGGCCGATCGAACGCCGGGAGTTGTTGCAGTGCCGTGTTGCGAGCGGTCACACCGGCTGCATCGAAGGGCATTCGCGCCACCTTGTGCCACGTCAGCACCACCGCTTCATCGTCGAATTCCGGAGGTGCTTGCCTGAGGCGTACGCCGCTCGCGGCGGGGGAATAGCTGGCCCACTTCGCGGTCTGCCGACCGTCATCGAACTTCGTGTCGGCGGTTGCCGCGCTGGCACCGCGTTGAACGGACAGAGGGACCGTCGCCCCGCTCGGCAGATGCAGCACCAGCGCACTGTCGCTCCGGTCGATCGTGGCCTGCGCGCCGTTGGGCAGGGCCAGTGACCACGTGCCGTTCGACTGCCGCTCCATGCGCCGTCGCGTGGTCCCGGCGTACGCATCGTCGCCGTCGGTGAGCAGCACGTGGGCGCCGTACACCATCGCCTCCAGCGCCGCGGCGGCGGTGGCCCGATTCTCTGGTTGGGAAATCGTCCAGACGGTGCCGTCGTCGGGTAGCGCGCTCGCCACGTCGACAGCGGGGGCACGATCGCCGCCGCAGGCCAGCGCAATCGCACAGGCGAGCCCGACCATAGAGGCCTCATTTGGTCGAACTGGTTGCGACCCCCCCGAACGTGGTGATAGCCTCTTCATACAATTCGTCCGTGTCGGCGCCGTCGAGGCTGAGAGCAGCCAGAGCACGCTGGCGCGTACACGCGTCTCCGCTCCGCATTGCGCAGAATCCGCTCAAACCCCGTCATCCGGCCTGCATGACTCTTTCGGACGTGCACCGCGTACCTGCGAATGATCCGGATTCTCGCGCCGAGCTCGACCATCTCTTCAGCGTGACGTACGAAGAGCTGCGTCGCCTCGCCTCGAGTGTGCGGCGCAGTGATCCCCGCGCGTCGATCACACCCACCGCGCTGGTGAACGAGGCCTGGCTTAAGCTGGCCGGTTCTCCCGAGATAGCGCACACCTCGCCGATGCACTTCAAACGCATCGCCGCGCGCGCCATGCGACAGGTGCTCATCGAAGCCGCTCGGCGTCGTCAGGCCGGCAAACGCGGCGCCGACGAACTGCATGTCACCTTCGATGATGCCGTGAATGCCGTCGCGACCGACGCTGAAGGGCTGCTCGCGCTCGACGACGCCCTCACGCGTCTCGCGGCGCAGGCGCCGCGTCAGGCGCAGTTGGTGGAGAGCCGGTTTTTCGGCGGCCTGAGTGTGCCCGAAACGGCCGCCTTGCTCGATGTGAGCGAATCCACCGTGCTGCGTGAGTGGCGCTTGGCTCGCGCGTGGCTGGCGCGCGAACTGGCGGTCGACGCGTGAGCTGGGAGCGACTGCAAGCCGCCTTCGACGCCATCATCGACGCGCCCGCGCCGCAGCGCGACGCCATGGTGCGCGACGCGTCGAACGGCGATGCCGACTTCGAACGAGAACTCCGCGAACTGCTCGCCGCCGACACCATGGGCTTGCCGTTGCTGGATCGCAGCAACGCCGAGTGGGCATCGGCGCTGCTGAGTGACACCCCGTGGCCCGACGGCGAACTGCCGCAGTTCGGACCGTATCGCCTGCTACATCTGCTTGGGGAAGGCGGCATGGGCGTGGTGTATCTCGGTGAGCGTGTCGATGTGCAGCGCAAGGTGGCCGTCAAGCTGCTGCGTGACGCGTGGTTGTCGCCGGCGCGTCGCGCTCGCTTCACGACCGAGCAGCGGGCACTCGCACAGTTGGATCATCCCAACGTAGCGCGCCTCTACGACGCCGGCACTCTCGCCAACGGCACGCCGTGGTTCGTGATGGAGTACGTCGAGGGCGTGCCGTTGCACCGCTACTGCGAGGCGAACGGGTGCACGGTGTCGCAGCGGCTCCAACTCTTTCGCGCCGTCTGCAGCGCCGTGCAACACGCTCACGACCAGGCCATTATCCATCGCGATCTCAAGCCGTCGAACATTCTGGTCACGGCCGACGGTACGGTGAAGTTGCTCGACTTCGGGATCGCCAAGCAGATCGGTGACGAGCTGCGCGACACCGATCGCACGCACACCGGCCTGCGTATGATGACGCCAGCCTACGCCGCGCCTGAGCAGGTGCGCGGTGAACGCGTGGGTGTGTTTACCGACGTATACGCGCTCGGTGTCGTGTTGTACGAGCTGCTGGCGGAGCGACTGCCGCTCGACCTCTCGTCGCGCACGCCGGGACAGGCCGATGCCATGATTCTCGACACCGATCCGCAGCCGGTGTCCCGCGCCGCATCCGCGCAGCGGGCAACGAGCTCGACCTCGCTGCGGCACAGCGAATGGAACGATCTCGATGTGCTGTGCATGACGGCCATGCACAAGGATCCATCGCGTCGATATCGATCGGTCTATGCGCTGTTGCGCGATGTCGATCACTTCCTGGCCCGCGAGCCGCTCGAGGCGCACCCGGATGCACTCTCGTACCGCGTGAGCCGCTTCGTGCGTCGGCGATGGCGCGAAACAGTAGTCGTAGCGGCCTTGCTGCTGGTGGCCACCGGTGCGGCCGCGACGTACACCGTACGCGTGGGGCGCGCCCGCGATGCGGCCGTGCGCGAAGCCGAGCGTCGCACCCGCTTGCAGGAGTTCATGCTCGCGCTGTTTACCGGCGGCGACGAGGCGGGGCCGGCCGACAGTTTGCGCGTGGTCACGTTGGTGGACCGGGGCGTACAGGAAGCGCGCATGCTCGATGCCGACGCCGCCGGACAAGCCGATCTATATGCGACTCTGGGCCGGGTCTATCAGAAGCTGGGGCGCTTCGACCGCGCCGATACCATGCTGCAGGCGGCGCTCGCCGCACACACCAAGGCTCGGAATGGAGACTCGTTCACCCGCGCGGCGCTGCTGCTTACGCTGGGTGATCTCCGCATCGATCAGGCGCTGCTGCGCAGCGCTGATACCGCCCTCACGCAGGCATCCGCCCTGGTCGCGCCGCGTGTGGCGTCACGCGCCGCGGCACGCGATGACAACGCCGCGCTGCTCCACGCGCGCATTTTAGGCACGATCGGCCGACGGCAGGAAGAGCAGGGACTCTACGACTCGGCCACGGTCACACTGCAGCAGGCGGTCGCACAGTATCCCGCCAGCAACCGTGATCCGTCAGAACGGGCGTCGCTTCTGGGCGAGCTGGCGAACGTGCACTTCTATGCGGGCCGCTACGCCGAGAGCGATTCACTCAATCGCCTCGTGCTCGCGACGCAGCTCGCTCGATCGGGCGAACGGCATCCCGCGGTGGCGGAGGTGTACATCAATCTCGGCGCCACCGAATTCGAGCGCGGGCGGTTCACCGAGGCTGAGCGCTGGTACCGCAAGGCCATCGACATCGATTCCGCATTTTACGGTGCGGCGCACTTTCGCACGGCGGCGCATCTGTCGATGCTGGGTCGCTCGCTCGTGTCGCAGGAACGATACGACGAAGCCACCCACGTGTTGCAGCGGGCGTTGGCCATTCAGGCGGCAACGTTCGGTAGCGCCCATCCGCGAGTGGCCAGTGTGCTCAATGACCTCGGCAACGTGGCGCTGAAGCACCGGGCCTTCGACAGCGCCGACGCCTACTTCACGCGTATGGCGCAGGTGTACGGCGCCGCGAACGGCGACGCGCATTTCACGGTGGCCGTCGCCCTGTCCAACCGCGCCACCGTGTTCAACGAGCAGCGGCAATACGCCCGTGCGGAAGCGATCTATCGCGACGTCGTTCGTCGCTTCACGACCGCGCAGGGACCAGCGCATATGAACACCGGTATCGCCCGCATCAAGCTTGGGCGGTCGCTGGTTCGCCAGCAGCGCTGGGCCGCCGGTGCGGCGGAGTCGGAGGCCGGCTACGCGATTGTGGCCCGGCAGGCCGAACCCGGCGTGAGTTTTCTGCAGGCGGCGCGCAAGGACATCGCCGAAGCTTTGTCGGCGCTCGGTCGTCCCGCGCAAGCGGCGAAATGGATGAAGGAGTGGGAGGCCAACGCGCCACCAAAGCCGTGAGCAAGGAGTTGCCGAGGACCTCGAATTCGTCAGCGCTTCGCCTCTCACGGATGGCGCCGCCCTGTGGGGGTGCCCACACCGTGCGCAGGTCGCTCACATAGCTCAGTCGGCAGCGCACATCCTTGGTAAGGCCGGATGCTAGCTTGCGCGAGCTGTGCCCCAACGACCGGAACCGTCAATCCGACCGACTTTCTGCTGCGTTGGGTCCCGCTACCGGGCGGGATGTGAAATCCAACGGCGCACGCTTTACGTTGACAACGTAAAGGAGTGAACTACGTTCGCTGTATGGCGACCCGAACTGACTGGATTCAACGCGTCTGCTACATTGCTCTTGCGGCCGGCACGTATGTCGCTTGCAATCGATTACCGGAACTGCCCCGTAATGGGAGTGGGGTCTCTTCTGTGACGCAGGGCACATCGAAGGTTGGTACATCGAGCGATTCGGTGAGTTCGTCGGCGCCGCTGCAACTCGAAGTCGTCGGTGACGCGATCACCGCTGCGGCCGGCGCGTCGTTCACGGTGCTGGTTCGGCTTCGGAATGTCGGGCGGACGCCGGTGGAGTTGATGTTCACCAGTTCGTGTTCGTTTGGCATCGTCATCGCGACGAGCGACGGTCGGGAGCTGTCTCGTCCGGAGGCGCTTTGTCTCAGTGTCATTCGAGAACCAACGCTCGCGTCGGGCGAAGTGCTCGACGGATCGGTCGAGTATACGCTTGGTGAGCCAGGGGTCGTTTCGCTCGCGCGCGGCGCGTACCGAATCACACCGCGACTGCTGTCGATCAGCGACGTCGCGGTGACCGCGCGATCGGCTCGTCTCGACGTACGTTAGCAGTCAACCGCCACTCGTTCGACAGGAGGTCGTCGCAGATGCCATTCCATCGGTGGGTGTCGGTCGTGCTGGTCGCAGCCAGTGTGGCCTGCAGCGGTGAGGAGGTCACGAACAGCGGCGGGGCGGCTGACGCGCTCGTGGTGCAATCGCTAGCGCGCCCGGCATCCGTGACGGTTGCGTCGCCGTTCGATGTCGAGCTCACGGCGACGAACGTGACAGCCGCCCCCATCACGTTCACGCTGTCGAGTGGCTG
The DNA window shown above is from Gemmatimonas sp. and carries:
- a CDS encoding ECF-type sigma factor, whose protein sequence is MHRVPANDPDSRAELDHLFSVTYEELRRLASSVRRSDPRASITPTALVNEAWLKLAGSPEIAHTSPMHFKRIAARAMRQVLIEAARRRQAGKRGADELHVTFDDAVNAVATDAEGLLALDDALTRLAAQAPRQAQLVESRFFGGLSVPETAALLDVSESTVLREWRLARAWLARELAVDA
- a CDS encoding serine/threonine-protein kinase yields the protein MAGARTGGRRVSWERLQAAFDAIIDAPAPQRDAMVRDASNGDADFERELRELLAADTMGLPLLDRSNAEWASALLSDTPWPDGELPQFGPYRLLHLLGEGGMGVVYLGERVDVQRKVAVKLLRDAWLSPARRARFTTEQRALAQLDHPNVARLYDAGTLANGTPWFVMEYVEGVPLHRYCEANGCTVSQRLQLFRAVCSAVQHAHDQAIIHRDLKPSNILVTADGTVKLLDFGIAKQIGDELRDTDRTHTGLRMMTPAYAAPEQVRGERVGVFTDVYALGVVLYELLAERLPLDLSSRTPGQADAMILDTDPQPVSRAASAQRATSSTSLRHSEWNDLDVLCMTAMHKDPSRRYRSVYALLRDVDHFLAREPLEAHPDALSYRVSRFVRRRWRETVVVAALLLVATGAAATYTVRVGRARDAAVREAERRTRLQEFMLALFTGGDEAGPADSLRVVTLVDRGVQEARMLDADAAGQADLYATLGRVYQKLGRFDRADTMLQAALAAHTKARNGDSFTRAALLLTLGDLRIDQALLRSADTALTQASALVAPRVASRAAARDDNAALLHARILGTIGRRQEEQGLYDSATVTLQQAVAQYPASNRDPSERASLLGELANVHFYAGRYAESDSLNRLVLATQLARSGERHPAVAEVYINLGATEFERGRFTEAERWYRKAIDIDSAFYGAAHFRTAAHLSMLGRSLVSQERYDEATHVLQRALAIQAATFGSAHPRVASVLNDLGNVALKHRAFDSADAYFTRMAQVYGAANGDAHFTVAVALSNRATVFNEQRQYARAEAIYRDVVRRFTTAQGPAHMNTGIARIKLGRSLVRQQRWAAGAAESEAGYAIVARQAEPGVSFLQAARKDIAEALSALGRPAQAAKWMKEWEANAPPKP
- a CDS encoding DUF4852 domain-containing protein, which codes for MVGLACAIALACGGDRAPAVDVASALPDDGTVWTISQPENRATAAAALEAMVYGAHVLLTDGDDAYAGTTRRRMERQSNGTWSLALPNGAQATIDRSDSALVLHLPSGATVPLSVQRGASAATADTKFDDGRQTAKWASYSPAASGVRLRQAPPEFDDEAVVLTWHKVARMPFDAAGVTARNTALQQLPAFDRPDSARVWQQRLEQRLAALPTTETFRVRVNDNVSEYDHEQQRFSVHFFEPGTFLPLQVFGEEYRVVFSNADAARFINMPKDAARPFDESLRAQGRGVLTDIAFRVTGQGDPSGAVTGARVVRAELVEVHVRDRQESELFSPALSASTPTASRPTALDIATTDVAGLGVGTDGDLFERAASRLFGKAARRAAQDNGYTGFASVIVVNEMGCSSMPGRGRVKAGAVCATAFLDRDGIVRSIRIERLFPFIDGETFRNVLVQRYGPVANAVQRTGYTLAWGPVTDSTTAYLRSGPHNALTATWNEDEDLMSRSLNAAPRIRVTLQLTDAAWIATQSR